Proteins encoded by one window of Archaeoglobus veneficus SNP6:
- a CDS encoding DEAD/DEAH box helicase — translation MDIEELKDHISTYAVRIIEERGIKTLFPPQVEAVKAGLFTRKNMVIAIPTASGKTLLAELAMVREIIEGGKCLYVVPLRALAMEKYEEFRKWEKIGAKVGMSIGDYESRDEWLSENDIVVTTSEKADSLMRNRAGWLKDVTCLVVDEVHLLDSAKRGATLEILMAKMRKVCNPRIIALSATIPNADEIAAWLDAVCVKSDWRPVPLFEGIFFNGRLEFYADGVLTEQRKIGKDIMALVLDCLEQGGQVLVFDSTRRNAESTALKLAQRVFRYIDSNEDIAKAVLEENEGEMSQRLADCIRMGTAFHHAGLLNSQRTAVEKAFREGRVKVVVATPTLAAGVNLPARRVIIKSYHRFGGYASEPIKTIEYKQMVGRAGRPGLDERGEAVVIVRSNRSREEVLNRYIFGEVERITSKLGAENHLRFHTLALSSDFRSIDALENFFESTFFFHQNEISARYELERILLQLERWEMLEFGENSISVTELGDMVSRLYIDPLTGFMFYSELSKRDEFTEIAALHLICRTPDMENLYIKKSDDWVEEEAIAFMDELTYAPSPYSADYDWFLAEVKTAMCLHEWINESDEDEICEKYGIAPGDLMRVVETAEWLAYALSKIAAFINHAQKSFFSGLVKRIKYGVKEELLDLVEIKGIGRARARKLYTAGIRNRRELVENRQKAAVVIGKRVAEKAIAQIENDLKRGG, via the coding sequence ATGGACATTGAAGAGCTGAAGGATCACATTTCAACTTATGCGGTCAGGATAATCGAGGAGAGGGGAATCAAGACACTCTTCCCACCTCAGGTTGAAGCTGTAAAGGCTGGGCTTTTCACGAGGAAGAACATGGTAATTGCGATACCTACTGCGAGTGGCAAAACCCTGCTTGCCGAACTTGCAATGGTTAGAGAGATCATCGAGGGTGGAAAGTGTCTGTACGTTGTCCCTCTGAGAGCACTTGCTATGGAGAAGTACGAGGAGTTCAGGAAGTGGGAGAAGATCGGGGCAAAGGTGGGCATGTCCATAGGAGACTACGAGTCGAGAGACGAGTGGCTGAGCGAGAATGATATCGTTGTCACCACGAGCGAGAAGGCTGACTCGCTCATGCGAAACAGGGCTGGATGGCTGAAGGACGTTACGTGCCTCGTCGTCGATGAGGTACACCTCCTCGACTCAGCGAAAAGGGGAGCGACGCTCGAGATACTCATGGCAAAGATGAGAAAGGTTTGCAACCCAAGAATAATTGCCCTGTCGGCGACGATACCCAACGCCGACGAGATTGCTGCATGGCTCGATGCGGTTTGCGTTAAAAGCGACTGGAGGCCGGTGCCGCTCTTCGAGGGCATCTTTTTCAACGGCAGGCTTGAGTTCTACGCCGATGGCGTGCTCACAGAGCAGAGGAAGATAGGGAAGGATATAATGGCTCTCGTCCTCGACTGTCTCGAGCAGGGGGGCCAGGTCCTCGTTTTCGACTCCACGAGGAGAAACGCAGAATCGACGGCCTTGAAACTTGCGCAGAGAGTGTTCAGATACATCGACTCCAACGAGGACATAGCAAAGGCGGTTCTGGAAGAGAACGAAGGGGAGATGAGCCAGAGACTTGCAGACTGCATAAGAATGGGCACAGCATTCCACCACGCAGGATTGCTCAACTCTCAGCGAACAGCAGTCGAGAAGGCATTCAGAGAGGGCCGAGTAAAGGTCGTGGTTGCAACGCCAACACTCGCTGCCGGCGTTAATCTTCCTGCAAGGAGGGTTATTATCAAGAGCTACCACCGCTTTGGAGGATACGCAAGCGAGCCGATAAAGACCATAGAATACAAGCAGATGGTTGGCAGAGCGGGAAGACCAGGACTCGACGAGAGAGGAGAGGCTGTCGTCATAGTCAGGAGCAACAGATCGAGGGAGGAGGTTCTCAACAGGTACATCTTTGGGGAAGTGGAGAGGATAACGTCGAAGCTTGGGGCTGAGAATCATCTTCGATTCCACACTCTCGCCCTGTCTTCTGACTTCAGGAGTATCGATGCGCTTGAAAACTTCTTCGAGTCCACGTTTTTCTTCCACCAGAACGAGATTTCCGCGCGCTACGAGCTTGAACGAATACTCCTGCAGCTCGAGAGGTGGGAAATGCTCGAGTTCGGAGAGAACAGCATTTCCGTTACAGAACTCGGCGATATGGTTTCCCGCCTTTACATCGACCCGCTGACGGGCTTCATGTTTTATTCAGAGCTGTCGAAGAGAGATGAATTCACCGAAATCGCAGCGCTGCACCTCATATGCAGAACTCCGGATATGGAGAACCTGTACATCAAAAAGAGCGACGACTGGGTGGAGGAAGAGGCTATAGCGTTCATGGACGAGCTTACTTACGCTCCATCACCCTATTCGGCAGATTATGACTGGTTCCTCGCGGAGGTCAAGACGGCCATGTGCCTCCACGAGTGGATAAACGAGAGCGACGAGGACGAGATATGTGAAAAGTACGGGATTGCTCCCGGAGATCTGATGAGGGTCGTTGAAACAGCAGAATGGCTTGCCTACGCCCTTTCAAAGATTGCAGCCTTCATCAACCATGCACAGAAGTCGTTTTTCTCCGGACTCGTAAAGAGGATAAAGTACGGTGTGAAGGAGGAACTTCTCGACCTCGTGGAGATAAAGGGGATTGGAAGGGCAAGAGCGAGGAAACTATACACCGCAGGAATAAGGAACCGGAGGGAGCTTGTTGAGAACAGACAGAAGGCTGCGGTTGTTATAGGCAAGCGCGTGGCGGAGAAAGCCATCGCTCAAATTGAGAACGACCTGAAACGAGGTGGTTAG
- a CDS encoding ATP/GTP-binding protein yields MNIVVIGPAASGKSTFVAAFLEFLRDKGYDAKAVNLDPASNPCYEAAVDVRDYVRVEDVMKEYRLGINGALLKSMELASELSEEFVVSADFVLYDTPGQMEVFLYSNAGLEILNALPSFKAGVFLVASDVAATPENFVSILAQCAVVSLRTALPTLTVFNKCDIVKPPRIEEVKKGLAEGGMLAELLEGLLTFLECTTLPYRTIEVSSTSKTGFDDVFSSLNELFCSCGDLS; encoded by the coding sequence ATGAACATCGTCGTGATAGGTCCGGCAGCAAGCGGTAAGAGCACATTCGTTGCAGCATTCCTTGAGTTCTTAAGGGACAAGGGCTACGATGCAAAGGCCGTAAACCTCGATCCTGCCTCAAACCCGTGCTATGAAGCAGCGGTGGATGTGAGAGACTATGTGAGAGTTGAGGACGTGATGAAAGAGTATCGCCTTGGAATAAACGGAGCTCTTCTGAAATCCATGGAACTCGCATCTGAACTCTCAGAGGAGTTCGTGGTTTCTGCAGACTTCGTGCTCTATGACACACCGGGCCAGATGGAGGTATTCCTTTATTCGAATGCTGGACTTGAAATTCTGAACGCCCTGCCATCTTTTAAAGCGGGAGTATTCCTCGTCGCATCAGATGTTGCAGCAACACCGGAAAACTTCGTCTCTATTCTCGCACAGTGTGCGGTAGTGTCCCTTCGTACAGCCCTCCCAACGCTGACAGTTTTCAATAAATGCGACATAGTAAAACCGCCAAGGATCGAGGAAGTGAAGAAAGGTCTCGCAGAAGGTGGAATGCTTGCAGAACTCTTGGAGGGGCTACTCACGTTTCTTGAATGCACAACGCTGCCATATAGGACGATAGAAGTCTCTTCAACCAGCAAGACAGGCTTTGACGATGTCTTTTCCTCTCTGAACGAACTCTTTTGCAGCTGCGGTGACCTGAGCTAA